In the genome of Pseudomonas sp. B33.4, the window CTGGAACGGGCGATGACCGATGTCGATGGTCTCGTCGAACTCCCGGAATAACCCGAAAAGCTTCGTCGGATCGCCGCCCGGAGCAAACTCGCTCCCACAGGAATCACCTAAACCTTGTGGGAGCGAGCTTGCTCGCGAAGGCGTCAGTACGGTCATCACCTACAGCGGCAAATACCGACTCAACAACGCCCGCAACGCCGCCGGTTTCACCGGTTTCGGCAGATAATCCAGCCCCGCTGCATGCACCTGCGCAACCATCTCCGGTCGCCCGTCAGCACTGATCACCACCCCTGGCACCGGCTCGCCCAGGCGGGTGCGCAACCACGCCATCAGCTCAGTGCCGGTGTCGCCGTGATCGAGGTGATAGTCGACCAGCGCCAGTTGCGGTCGCACGCCTTCACTCAGCAGCGCCGCACATTCCTCACGATTGCGCGCGGTCCACACCTGACAGCCCCAACGGCTCAACAGGCTGTTCATGCCGATCAGAATGCTGTCTTCATTGTCGATGCACAGCACCTGTGCGCCGCTCAACAACTTGCCATTCAATTCGACGGCAGCGCTGGCCGGCACGGCTTGTGAGCGGGCCAGCGGCACGCAGACACTGAACACACTGCCACGCCCCGGCCACGAACGCACGCGCAGGGTGTGGCCGAGTACGCGGCACAATCCATCGGCAATCGCCAAACCCAGGCCAAGGCCTTTTTCGGCGCGGGTCTGATGACTGTCGAGGCGTTTGAATTCCTCGAAAATCACCTGCTGTTTATCTTCCGGAATCCCCGGCCCGCGATCCCACACTTCCAGGCACAGCTCGCCGCCACGCCGGCGTACACCCAGCAGCACCGGACCCTTGGCGTAGCGAAAGGCGTTGGTGAGGAAATTCTGCAAAATCCGTCGCAGCAGTTTGCTGTCGCTATCGATGCGCAAATGGCTGCCGCGCACTCGGAAGGTCAAACCCTGTTCTTGCGCCAGTGCCTTGAACTCGGCACCGAGGATGTCGAATAGCTCGTTGACGGCAAACGGCTTGCGATCCGGATTGATCTTGCCGTTTTCCAGTCGGGAAATATCCAGCAGATCACTGATCAAATCCTCGGCCGAGCGCAACGAGCTGTCGAGGTGCTGCACCAGTTTCTGCGCCTCGCTGCTCAAGCCATCGTCCTGATGGGAGAGGGCGGCGGAGAACAGTCGGGCGGCGTTCAACGGCTGCATCAAGTCATGGCTGACCGCTGCGAGGAAGCGGGTTTTCGACTGGTTGGCGGCTTCGGCGGTGCCCTTGGCTTCGGTCAACGCGACGTTGAGCTGCGACAGTTCCTGGGTGCGCTCGCTGACCCGTTGCTCCAGCCCTTCGTTGGCTTCGGTCAGTGCCTGCTCGGCCTCGCGGAACGCGGTGATGTCGGTGAAACTCATGACGAAACCACCACCCGGCATGGGGTTGCCGATCAGCTCGATGACTCGGCCATTGGGGAACAGCCGCTCAGACGTGTGCGCGCGGCCCTGACGCATCCAGTGCAAACGGCGGGCGACGTGCACTTCGGCTTCACCGGGGCCGCACAGACCACGTTCGGCGTTGTAGCGAATAATGTCGGCAATCGGACGGCCGACGCTGATCAAACCGTCCGGGTAATTGAACAGCTCGAGATATCGCCGGTTCCAGGCCACCAATTTCAGCGACTGGTCGACCACGCTGATGCCTTGGGTGATGTTTTCGATCGCGCCTTGCAACAGCGCACGGTTGAACTGCAGCACTTCCGAGGCTTCATCGGCGATGCGGACTACGTCCTCCAGTTGCATTTCCCGACCTTCGATGGCGGCTTTTACTACAGCACGCGTCGAAGAAGCGCCGAGCACACCGGCCAACAAACGCTCGGTGTGAGCAATCCATTCGCCGTCGGCATTCTGGTTCGGGTTGAAGCCCTTGCCTTGGCGATAGGCGAAACGGATGAAGCTCTGGCGCGCACGTTCCTCACCGACAAAGCGCGCGGCCAATTGCAGTAAATCGTCGATCTGCACGGCCAGCATCGAGCGTGCGCTCGGTCGCGCGCTGATTTCCTGACCGATGAAACGCCCGGCCTGCCAATGTTCGGATACCCGTGTGCGGGACAGCACCGAAACCCAGGCGAACAAAGTGAAGTTGCCGGCCAGCGACAGCACCACACCTTGGGTCAGCGGGGTGATCGGCAAATTCAGCGGATTGCTGTGCAGCCACGCCAGCCCCGGAAAACTGTTCAGCGACCAGCCCAGACTGTGCGCGGCAATCGGCAGGATCAGCGTGTAAAACCACAGAAAAGTACCGGCGGCCAAACCGGCGAAAACGCCGCGACGGTTGGCTTGTTTCCAGTACAGCGCGCCGAGCATCGCTGGCGCCAGTTGG includes:
- a CDS encoding NahK/ErcS family hybrid sensor histidine kinase/response regulator; this translates as MSLSTGLIAAVALAYMAIMFAIAFYGDRRSAPLPPRMRAWVYSLSLAVYCTSWTFFGAVGQAAEQLWSFLPIYLGPILLLVGAPWVLQKMVMISKQENITSIADFIAARYGKSQSLAVVVALICLVGVLPYIALQLKGIVLGVNLLIGAGADAMGTRAQDTALIVSLVLALFTIVFGTRNLDATEHHRGMVLAIAFESLVKLFAFLAVGAFVTYGLYDGFDDLFNQAMLAPRLEEYWKETINWPSMVVQTGVAMMAIICLPRQFHVTVVENIDPQDLRLAKWVFPAYLALAALFVVPIALAGQMLLPSDVLPDSFVISLPLAQAHPALAMLAFIGGASAATGMVIVASVALSTMVSNDMLLPWLLRRNNAERPFEVFRQWMLSVRRVSIVVILLLAYVSYRLLGSTASLATIGQIAFAAVTQLAPAMLGALYWKQANRRGVFAGLAAGTFLWFYTLILPIAAHSLGWSLNSFPGLAWLHSNPLNLPITPLTQGVVLSLAGNFTLFAWVSVLSRTRVSEHWQAGRFIGQEISARPSARSMLAVQIDDLLQLAARFVGEERARQSFIRFAYRQGKGFNPNQNADGEWIAHTERLLAGVLGASSTRAVVKAAIEGREMQLEDVVRIADEASEVLQFNRALLQGAIENITQGISVVDQSLKLVAWNRRYLELFNYPDGLISVGRPIADIIRYNAERGLCGPGEAEVHVARRLHWMRQGRAHTSERLFPNGRVIELIGNPMPGGGFVMSFTDITAFREAEQALTEANEGLEQRVSERTQELSQLNVALTEAKGTAEAANQSKTRFLAAVSHDLMQPLNAARLFSAALSHQDDGLSSEAQKLVQHLDSSLRSAEDLISDLLDISRLENGKINPDRKPFAVNELFDILGAEFKALAQEQGLTFRVRGSHLRIDSDSKLLRRILQNFLTNAFRYAKGPVLLGVRRRGGELCLEVWDRGPGIPEDKQQVIFEEFKRLDSHQTRAEKGLGLGLAIADGLCRVLGHTLRVRSWPGRGSVFSVCVPLARSQAVPASAAVELNGKLLSGAQVLCIDNEDSILIGMNSLLSRWGCQVWTARNREECAALLSEGVRPQLALVDYHLDHGDTGTELMAWLRTRLGEPVPGVVISADGRPEMVAQVHAAGLDYLPKPVKPAALRALLSRYLPL